aaaaagtaaATATCATAAATTAGTAGACATTCAAATCAATGCAACAAAGTATAGATTTGCAAGTCTAAATCAGATCTACAATTTTACCCACTCCAATGATCACAAATGTAACTTGGAATGACAAGCAaacaattttcaatttttgaatAATTCATTCAACGACACCTTATATTCCTACACACTATTGAATCAATCATAAACGCCCTATACTACATTTTTTAGAGATCAAATCCTAACTAAAtactatttattaatttatttccaCGATTATTTAAATACATTGATCCATATAGTTTTAAAAACAACCCATtgcttaaaatatattttattgatttatttatttaatccatcCTATATTTTTAGGAGTGTTTTATTCCCTTATAGATATCAAGGTTTATAGTCAAAGAGGTAGTGTAAACTTAATTCCACCATTTGGTTGGATCGAGGATCTTGTTCTAAGGCAAAATAAAAAGCAATTGCAAATCAAAATTGTGACTATCCAAGAATGACACACAAAAAACATTGGCTAAAACAGCATTCAttcatgacaaagtcatccatgaCCATCCATATTTAAAGGGACACATGGAAGACGTCCCCCACTatgcaagaaagaaagaaagattattTTATAGTTCATGATATCAAGTGATCGAATGGTCTGTATATTGGTCTACAAAAGGCTTTTTCTTTGGAGCTACCCGTACTCCTTGTGAGAGGCACAATCATGTTCACATCCCTAGGCAAGTCTTAGAGATTGATTGGTCAACAATATAAATTGAAATAACTCTTGTTTGgggacaaacaaacaaaaaaattgagaaCCAAAAATATCACAACTCTAAATACTTATTGTGAGATGATTTTTTTAATACATTATCTAAAAAATTCACaattataaataatatttcataaaaatatatttaaatttgttTGAGTATTTAGCATTAATAGTATTGAATAACTATTTAAGTTTTGATTTATTatacaaataaaacataaaatgaCAAGCAATGAAATATTACAACGATCGTAAATTTTTATTTGACAAACATCGTTACTTTGagatttgtaacttcattatttcATTCTTCATTTGAGACAACAATACAAAAGCTATTATATGTATAATATACTCTTCCCAAAATTTCCCTTCAAAATAATATATCATTGTTAATAAACCTAAAGTCATTACATGTTTCCACTTATATCTTAGTTTCAACAATTGAGTGCATTGTCCACCAAGTTTACTCTTTTGCCAAATCATCTAATATAACAAATAAGCAAACAAAAACAATGACCAAACAGGTTAAACCTGTACATAAATCTTGTTCGTCCATAAAAACACCTCCTTATAAGTGATCTTGACATTTTGCTAAATGCTCTCAAAAATCTTGGTTTTTCATCACTTTACCACTAAATTGTCTAATATATCAATTTAAACTATTTTATTTaacttaaaattattttcttttactttAAATTATATTACATCTATATTGTTTAATTTTCCATAATTGACAtctaatattttataattaaatttaaacttcTTAACTTCTTATCATTAtccaaaaaaatcatttaaaaaaaaattatagaacatATTTTTTAGAAAGAATGTTGTAATTATAAAATAGTAGACTTTTAAaaaatatctttatttttattttaaatttataatttcaatGATGGtaatattttgatttatatagtatttattttaaaaatataggtttataattaatattaattctgATATGTTAATCGTTGTCAAATTTAAAGTAAAAGGTAAATTACACTTCACCCCTTGCTACCATTGTAGAATGCCTCTCGACATTAATAagtagaaaaattatgacaaaaaaAACAATCTaaattttaaactttgcaaaatcATGTTTGTCCATCTCAAAGCCTCCTATTAAATGcagaaaaattatgacaaaaaaAACAATCTAAATTTTAAACCTTGCAAAATCATGTTTGTCAAAAACAATCTAAATTTTAAACCTTGCAAAATCATGTTTGTCCATCTCAAAGCCTCCTATTAAATGCATTCAACATTCTGTTGACCAACCCACCAACATATGGAGCTTACAATGCCCTGTTatgttgtgcaccctaacttcacgcttctcaaaatcgtATGtggacatttcaaaaaaaaatggattTTACACAATAGCTTACTTGTCAAGTCCCCTactcaaaaacaaaatttcaagtccatatggtcaaatatgatgccacgtCAGCATGCATTTTTGTTCAAGTGTCCAAAATGACCCCAAATTGTCATAAAACCCATAGGTGTGCACTAAGAGATGTTTACTTGTGCGTAGATATGGCATCACATCATtggttattttttgaattttagaggtactttTTTGGGGAAAAGCATGAAATGACATTTTTAGAGCACCACTATTGGTCTCATTTTGTCTATGTACTATAACATGTATTGGTACCCGCACACGTATTGGCTCCTCTCCCCTAGTACTCATAAAAGGGCATATGCATGGAATGCAAATCATGATGTTTCTCAAATCAGCATATGCTAAGTTCGAGGCACGAGCAGAACTATAGAAGTTAATCAAATATTTGGATGTAAATGTGAAGATTTACATCCACTTCCACACTAAGATATGTCCGCTTGCTGAAAAACAGTCAAGAAAAGTGGATTTTACGCCAATTCCAGCACAACGATTGTGAATgaaaaatttaattcattttcaaaacTTCATGGATCCAAGAAAAATATTGTTCTTCCCATTCAAATTATCAAATTGTTGTGATTGGCTTGCAACCTGTTGACATCATGTTCTCGACTTTATGCAAAGCATTTGATTTGAAGAACTGTGTTCTATTGGATACATGGTTACACCATGCACATAATCCTGATGCTCGGCAGCAGCCTTTCTAAGCCATGAAGACTTTTTCAAGATTCCCCTTGAACGATATTGCATGATAGCACAGGACGCAAGAGGATCTCCTGTGCCTCGAGCATTCTTCCTGTATTTCATTAAACAAACCAATTACAAAGTGCAATTAGATGATCAAATAGACCATACAACTAGCAGATCACATATTTCTTGCTCAAAATTTAATCCAACGAGTTACCAAAAATAAGAGAACTTAACCTGAGAACCCGCTCAGAAGCAATTCTTGCAGCATAAAGAATAGTCTTGTCTGGAATATCCTTTAAAATGCGATCCGGTTCAGACCTCATTGGAGAATGAATCCTGATGAGCTGtaatttgaaatccattaatcAATTCCATGCACAATTAAGATAAAACTATTGATCAAAGTACCTTCTCATAAGTTCTTAAACCTGGAACTGTAGTTAATTCGAAGGACCCACCCCCAAACATTCCATCATTTGATAATATGCTCTTCCTTGAAGAGGAGTATGACCTTGTCTTGACTCAGAAAAATATCTAGTCctgaataaaaaatatttaaaacagGGAACACTTTAGAGGCTTCCAAATGATCAAAATAGGTTCCTCTAAAGACATACCTGATGAAAATAAACATTAGATATTCTAGAGAACAGCCTTTTATGTCAGAAAATACTAGCTAAGCAGTTCTATGAGTAATTAAATTAGACTCTGCAACAGACTTTACCATTCTGTGTAACCAGGGTCCACAGTAAATCCATAAATATCAACCGAATCACATACAGAGAGCGCAAACTCAAGAGCTCTGACTCCAGTGCCTTTGGCTGAGGAGCCAAAAGATGTACCTAACATAAGATACACTGGATTGAGAATTGGAACTTCCTGTAAGAAAAAAAAATCTCACATTAGTACACAGGAAAGCTTGCTTAAGCAGCATTCCAAACCCATAAACCTTGATTCCATTGCATTAGATGACAGTTGTAACAAATTAACATCCTTTATTTGAAGCTTGTATAGACATACTTTAAGCTAAGACACCAATCACTTACTCGGATCATTTTACTCATAATGTCATGAATGGTCGTTTTGATAATTAGAACCTCCTTTCCAGTTTCTACAACAAAGATAAACAAGCCAAAATTATAAGACGGAATTTATCTCATGGATATGAAAGGTTGGGATCATAATTGTGTAAGGTCAGACTGTTAGGAAATTCCATCCATGAAGCATTACCATCCAGAGCTGCAACTTTATCAAGAGCCTTTGCAGATCCCCTGTTGAGCAGTCGGAATGTAGATTTGTGGCCCACATATTGTGTATAGTTCTGAAATGCACAAGAACGTACCATCAAAAAatgtatataaatattaaaatttaacaaatGATCTCCTCGGCAATCAGCATGTCTGTATAGAGTAAGCTCAAGGACGTTCTCTCTTGTATCCctataattagtttattatcttGTTATCTAATCTCGACTCTCTTTATTAGGCAGGTAAAGTATCAAAGCATAATTCTAGACATTGAGATCTTAATCGATGCTCACTGACCTGTATGGGAGCTCCATTCCCTCGTATAATAGCATCATGACTGTCGATCTCTTTTCCAAACTTTGTTTTCAAAAGATCACCTGAATTACCCACTACAGCACAACGCCCAAACTGTCTTGGCAGAAAAGGCGGTGTGTCTGGAAGTACTAATGCGAGCTTCTCCATACAGAGTGTCTTGTTTTCGCAATTATTACTGCATTATAAGAGAGATAAAACAAAAAAGATGTTACACACATTTATTAGCCTCAAAATGACTATATGATTAAATAACTAAGAAAATAATATATTCTAATTAGCAATTTTCTTATTACAACTAAGCAACTATTTGTTTTCAAACACTCATTGAGCTCTGCCACAATATCCAATTtcacaatctcccaaaattctttGAAAAATTTAATGGCAAAAACATTGAAGCCCAGTGTTTTCCCCTTTTGCCTATGAAAGCTTACTTTTTTCAAGTTACTCCAAGGAGATAGAGCTCATGAGTGTCGCAATCATATGTGAGGTAACTAAGGAAGAATGCACTCAACGATTCCTTCTTTGCCACCCAAAGGGACACTTGCCTAAAAGAGGGAGGAGAAATGACGGGATATCCTAAAAGGAAGATAATTGAGTTCCTTGAGCCAAGAGTAGCAAGGAAAAGAAATTCCTCGATCTTCTATCCTTGACCATCTTATGGAAAAAGGAAGTATTTTGGTCTCGGGCTTAAAGCCAGTCAATTAttgatttttgcttccaaaagattTTTTCACACAAATCTCATTCATTAAGTTCATTGGACAGGAGAGATTCCGGAGTATGCTGTTCAAGAGTCATGTCATTCTCCCTGATTTGGGAGGCTACGTTATCCAATTTGTCTTGCACCTACTTCCTTTACTAAAAAAATGTTGGCCCAAATGGAATTTATTCCACCCTTTGAGCTTGAGCTTAACATATTGAAATCATTTTTAAAAAGAAGTACATGTCATCCCAAAAGGAAGCTTACAATCTAACCACAAATCAGCAATGAGATCATGTAGCAGTGCTCATGAAGCCACAACAACTGGATCTTGAAAGGGGTTTTCTTAGGTTGGAGAAGACAGAAGATGAAAGCTTGATCGACCAGATTCAATCCTCTCCATTGAAAGATTTCaaaagaagaaaccaaagaatcaCATAACCAGTCATTACAGAGCAAAAATCTATCAAGAGGCTTCACATTTTCTATTGTTCTAAGTAAAAAGACCAGATTTGGGTTTAATATCCAAAACATTAAGGAATGGAATATTATCTCTAAACATAGAAGAGAGGTATAACTAGTTCAAGCCACCTTTCTTTACTTCCAAGCTGAGAAAAGCATTAATATCACCTACtaaaacccaagaagaaggaaacGAAGAATGGACAAATCTAATATGAGCCCATTAAATTATAATTGTTCGATTGCTATATTAAcaaaggagaggaatactccttacTATAAGCAATTATAGAAGATCTTTCCATAACGGATATGATTGAGGAGTAAAAACAGAATAGAAAGATATTAAATACTGACTGACTTAATGAATAGAAAGttactaaaactaacaaaatgactTAAACGGCCATTATaagctaaatattacaatattactttaatagcCCAGAGGTAATTCTTCCTTTGAGAATCAAAAGAAGCATAGACATTGGAAAGGAAAATTGAATTGTGCAAGTCAAAACATGAGGTGATTAGAGAGAGAATTTCTGCCCACTCTCGAAACAGTTGTCAATCTATAGGGATCCTAGAGACAAGCCAAGCCACTGAAAGCTCCTTGAACGTCAATACAGTAGCAATGCTTGTATTTTCATAATTGAGAACAGAGAGAGCTCATTTCTTCAACAGAAAGTTTGGTTTCTTGAAGAAAAACAATGTGAGGGCAGTGCTCACAAAATCATATCACAAACAGCTTTTTGACAATGGGGCATTGCCCAAATCCCATGTATTCCAAGAAAAAATAATCATTTCAAGGGAGTGGAGAAGCAAGAGTCCAGGGTCCTAACTATAAATTCTTTCACTTAAATGATATTAtagtttctatttttctctgcttaAATAATTTGATTGTTACACATATCATAACACCCATATTGGGTGGCAGCAAGTCTTGTCATTGTATTGTGACTACTATTTGGTAGAAAGATCTTGGTTCGGATAACCGATTCTTCATCTTATTTTGGGGCTCAACCATAAAAGACTGACCGGTTTCGTGATGAGGATTGCCATCATTATGTCGCAATAAGCTCATATTGAAAAAAAGTACAGTGGTCAGTCTTGCGGAGAAAAGGAGGTTGGAAGCTCTTACCCGGAGGATTGAGTCCTTATCTGGGGAGCTACATCATCATATCGACACTGCCAAGCTTAATAACAGCCATGTTTCATTAACATATTCCGCTCTTTATCGAGCTTATTAGGCAGTTAATAATAATCATTGCATcgaaaggtttcattataatactTGTAAGGTAattgattgatatcaaatgaagCTAGTCAAATGACCAACTTAATAGTATAACAATCTTTCCTTAAGTATGACTATATGGATACTTTGTGTTATCATTGTTTCAAAATAGTATTAATGGTAGTACAGAACTCTTGTTACAGTCAATTAATAGAGGCTTGACCTCGATCGTGTAGACAAACAAGTATGAGTCTGCAAATGGAATTCCATTTCATGATTGAGTTGCCGACAGTCGTGTTCGGCTTTCTAATAGAATGCCTAGGTTGAAATACCAATGATAGATCGATCTACAATAAGACTGTTATAGTTCTGTCTTTGTCTAAATTACACTATGTGAAAGAATTAATGGAGATCGATAGACCATTAGATCATATGGAATGAATCTGTACTCTGTTTTTGTTACAGCCGATAAGGCTAGAATGTTAAGATAGGAAATGATCAAACAGTTCCAATAAATGTGTAAAGAACATGAAGACTATGAAGCACATGCAAGTATGCACATACATGTACATTTGCATTGTGCCAATAAAGAAAGTGGCATATGCACGTATACATGCATGTGCATAGGTGCACACACACGTACACATGCATTGAGCCAAGCTATAATACATGCATACACCAATAACAATTCAAAAGAATGCTAAGTGCCAAGAAGAGAGTAGAATCTCTCGAGCTGAACTAAACTTACATAATGATTTTTTTGTCATTGAATCTAATAATTGACTTAATACATCCTTGAGTCTAGAGTAGTCCCCTCTAAGTAGTAGATAGAATGCAGTTGGCATGTCACAGTATTTAAATCTACCTAGCTAGTCAGGTCAACCCAAACTTGAGTTAAGAAGAATGAGATGAGTAGGGTGGTGAACATTGACAGCACATATAACATGCTCGCAACTtataaaccttggccaaggtggcacAAAGTTTTGCATGCATCCATCAGTTCACATGAATCAAATACATTTCCTGTTCAGAGGTCATACCACTCAGGAGGAGTGTGTGACCGACTAGAATCATGTAGGTTCTGAACACTAGTCTCAGATGACAATGAGACCTTGTCTTGTGTTTGCACCCTcgtgaagggtagggccacttccGTAAGGAAGATGTGCAGAGGACTGCCAAATCTTTGGTTGGAGGTAAATTACCCTAATGATGCTCTCCCTCTTGCAAATTAAACTGAGACTTGTACGAGATTCCAGATTGGAAAGTAATTCATCAAAAAATTCTAACCCTCTTTTACTTATTGcattttattttatgaaaatagAAAAGTACAATTGTTTTGATTACTTGTAATTTTTATGCAAATGAAGATAGACTACATTTCTATTCAAGTTTTAGAATAGTTGGAAAAGTttcaaaaattctaacaaatgccAGCATGGTAGTTTATTATTGGTAAaaatttaaatgtatatttccttagTTTTTAGTTTGATTCTATTCACATGTTACACGCTTGTGGGCAAGGGGTGAGTTGTCTTGGTTAAATGCTGCATGCTCTTGGGTTTAATTGGGCTGAACAGTAACCAGGCACCTTTTATGGCTTTCCTCTCCAAACCCTACTGTGGTTGATTTAGGGGAATGGAATGTGCTTAATTTCTAAGatcaacaagttgcatggtttaTCTAAGTAGGTTAAGATGACTACtgacgtgtatatatatatatatatatatatatatcttgttgaatccctaatcctaatagaaatatatatatatatatttcttgttGAATCCCTAATCCTAATAGAAATGAATAATCTTACGAATTATATTTCAAGTATTATCTAACATGGTTGCAGGACCTAAACCAGAATTTATCTTGATAGCTATATTACAATCCTTAtttaaattgaattttttattttagggCAAGATTCAGGatcatcccaaaaggggacattacaaaactaGCCTGTCAAACAAGCTTGGTAGAAGAAGTAAGCATCAATTGATCTTGCCAAACTTCATTGAAAGTTGAAACTGCTAATAAGTAATAACAGAATACAACATTTCCTGCACAACCTGCATGAAAATACAATTCAGACTAGTAATACTAATAATATAGCGTCTAGTTCACGGGACTCCCgaccaattttttattttaaattttcatctGATAAGACTTTGGCCTCAAAAATTCAAAGTATTACCACAAATTTATTAGCTTATCCAAATCAGTAGAAGAAATTTGCACTGAACCAGCTGACAATGAGGTGTGGCCTTGGATTTTAATATCTTCATTATTATAATATCAAAGTTCCAAAGTCACAGAATTTAAAATGTATCTTCCCTACACTTTCTGTGACGTGAGAATCTCTAAATTTCTAATTTACCTGAGAAAATATATTCAAAAAACACTACTAAAATGCCTTACCTTACTGCAGCTTACAAAAGCATGCATTGTTTATCTATATCTAAAGATAGAAGATAATGAGTGGCAACCTGAGTCACTCATCACCTCTTAATGCAAACTCTAAGGCAATGGCCTCAAGTATTCATTTTCACCAATATGTTCTCTAAATGACTGAGACAACGACTTATTAGTCACTTCTCTAAAACTGTGTAGTATATTTGGCCTTAGCTGATAGCAAAAATGAAGCCACGTGAAAGGTTTTCTAAATTCTTGCAAAGAGAATTCACGAGAAACCTAGCTTAAACATTCCTTGGAAGCTATTTTCATTCAATAACCCTTGGCAAACTCATAGTTATGGGTAGGTATATACACAATAGTTATGGGTAGGTATATACACAATATTTGTTTACAGTTGTACTACAATAAATACCAGGTGTAGCAAACTATGACCTTGTTTAATATATGGTGCGTAAATATTAAATTGTTATTCCTTCTGCTCCTGCTCTTAATGAAGCAAAGAGCTGACAAATTCTATTTTATCATACATACAATGTACAGTTTATCCCATTGACTACCTTTTGGTCATCCATGGGCAATAATGAAAAAATTTCTTTTGTTCATCAATCACCCTTTCTTTCTTTATTCTTTACAAAAAATATCAGACCATTATACATATATTCTAGTTTTGCATTTATCCTTTCCAAGCATCCCAAACAAAATCAATGTGCATGAATCTCCCAAATTATGAATTGGTTTCAAAGGTTTTAGAGGATAGTAGAAAATTGTTGCAAGCCAGAGACATTTACATTTCTATAATTAAAACATTCACAGAATCCCATTGCCAGGAAAACATAGGCCAAATAAACCACTAGCTTTTAAAATCTGTCTAAACTCCAAGAGCTACAGCCTACAGCAAAAGCTTAAAAGTTAAAACAACAGCTTTAGAAAGTCCTTACAGAAGAATCCCTTTGTTGATTCTACGCCATGCATATTCCTCCCACCCATTTGCCAATGTATCAATGTACTCTCGTGTGAGAATTGTGCTACTATTCCGGACCTGAAAATTTAATCAATCATAGGTGAATACCAGTATGAATTTTTAACAGAGAACTTTGTAGGCACATGTTTTTAGTAGAGTCAGTTAGTTACCGAAAGCTTACAAACTAACCTCCTTGCTTTCCTGAAAATCTACTCAAAGATCTAAAAACAATAGAAAAGTTTAGGACAGAATAACTTACTTGTTCCCATGTAGCTAAAGCTTCACAAAGATTAAATTCAAATGATAAGCATTCCAGCTCGCCAGTCTTGGGATCTTTCTGGCAACATTTTGAGATATACAGAATTGTAAATGACCAGCAGCTAACAGAAGTTGACCATATGTCTCTGTCCATTAAGAAAGTGAAGATGAACGACCTTGTAAATATCGACTGTAAGCACAAATAAAGTCCCTGCCACACAAACCTCTCTAAGAGACCTCAAAAACATACCCATTTTGGTACAGTATCCCTTGGAAATGTTAGAATCACCCGACAATAGTCTTTCCTCAGAGCTTGCAATCCCAATCCATTTGCCCTCTGTCATATGTCATTGAGAACATCCAGATGGGATCAACACAATAATCAGGGAAAGCATGTATCAATACTCAATATATTAACCCTTGATCCAAGAAATTGAGTGATATTAGAAGCTAAAGTCTCTTTCCCAAGTCTACCTTGAACAGTATATACAAAATTTAACATCGATAAGGAAGACAAAAGAGAACAAGGGAGCATCAGCAAACAAAACATCGAGTTGTGACTTTAAAAAAAACTGAGACCTGGAAGATTTGTTCTGTCAGGGGAGATAATAAGCTTGCATCCTATGGTACACTCCCACCAGTATCTTTTGAATATAAGGATATTTTACTACACATTTCACTATCCTTTATTTCTTCTGTGCTCAAAAGTCACAGACATTGTAGCAATTAAGTATTAGTACAAAAAATCCAGATTAAATAGCAAAAATGCAACTCTAACAAAATACTGAAGCGAAAAACCAATATAAGTCTACTGAAATAATGCTCACATTGATCATATTTTATTCTTTCCTACATCCTATTTTGGAAAAGCATTCGTACTTCACAAAAATTGGGTTACTAAACTGATTTTCCTTTGCTTAGGGAGCACCCATTTTGAGTGGCAAACATTATGTTTTTTGAG
The nucleotide sequence above comes from Cryptomeria japonica chromosome 11, Sugi_1.0, whole genome shotgun sequence. Encoded proteins:
- the LOC131036956 gene encoding sialyltransferase-like protein 2, producing the protein MNFWHSRFHKFICRSNFFGSITCTLWRWFERGGRGMKTLHWCLALAVSSGLTATFLYIAGFTKFDGQPLISEEDINALEYLQTSFKQCVRANGLGLQALRKDYCRVILTFPRDTVPKWKDPKTGELECLSFEFNLCEALATWEQVRNSSTILTREYIDTLANGWEEYAWRRINKGILLNNCENKTLCMEKLALVLPDTPPFLPRQFGRCAVVGNSGDLLKTKFGKEIDSHDAIIRGNGAPIQNYTQYVGHKSTFRLLNRGSAKALDKVAALDETGKEVLIIKTTIHDIMSKMIREVPILNPVYLMLGTSFGSSAKGTGVRALEFALSVCDSVDIYGFTVDPGYTEWTRYFSESRQGHTPLQGRAYYQMMECLGLIRIHSPMRSEPDRILKDIPDKTILYAARIASERVLRKNARGTGDPLASCAIMQYRSRGILKKSSWLRKAAAEHQDYVHGVTMYPIEHSSSNQMLCIKSRT